One window from the genome of Natronomonas pharaonis DSM 2160 encodes:
- a CDS encoding AAA domain-containing protein, giving the protein MNVRGPVLEVDDPKSVETSHGTSQLAEVVIRPERGAASPTTVTLWGKWTETVEYLAVGMELLATDLDERTFDGDTQYSTTGESAVVVEPDFLVDVTDIRGWVQCPRMYYLNKLTGLPLKYPVLKGTVVHEVFGDLLRGRDLESSIESRVAEAALDIGLLGETADAVADDVRQNAAAIQGWLQQGRFGEDSWRSEQTLISERFGIKGRADAVRRGMPVELKTGKNLKRSPRFQDKVQAACYGLLLADDIADPPDTGTLLYTKNSALDRSEESGDLSPAKEFSIGPGFLKYVLRVRNEIAAAEYDMSVPTGFEADANCDYCFEQDTCMVVSGRLDQESKAGQLGEPLPEPERAYFERLYRAIEEERREVHAEYRKLWEQSAAERADDDRALVDLDPLGREPLDGGRWALSARRTSDAVSKIREGDRVLASDGHPTQGTAELATVRHLDDEIVVVADEPFELRRIDVYPSELGVDRQLTALHDAVLRGDPDRKDVLFGRREPSFVGDHRPIIDNNESQNEAVNRALAAEDFALIHGPPGTGKTYTLAQTVQALVARGDRVLLSAFTNRAVDNAIEALEAQGFTDVLRWGSESGVRDDMQSYRFDRTGDPRERAAALRDAQVVAATTAACGSRALKQQQFDVAVIDEAGQLTEPGTFLATNRADRFVLVGDHEQLPPVVRAENDLQTSLFEQLIDDYPDAAVMLDRQYRMSQRIQYFASREFYDGQLRPANAEVASQRLADLDGVDVSTLPSALRDAVSFVDPGGSADGNTNPTEADRVADIVSAYLDAGVDPDDIGVIAPFRAQVAELSRRIDEVTVDTVDRFQGSSKEVIIVSFVATGELSSPIFEDYRRVNVALTRAKKALVLVGDATALRSVPFYERMLEWAG; this is encoded by the coding sequence GTGAACGTACGCGGCCCGGTCCTCGAAGTCGACGACCCGAAATCCGTCGAGACGAGCCACGGCACAAGCCAGTTGGCGGAGGTCGTCATCCGGCCGGAACGGGGTGCTGCCTCCCCGACGACAGTGACGTTGTGGGGCAAGTGGACGGAAACCGTCGAGTACCTTGCGGTCGGGATGGAACTGCTGGCGACCGACCTCGACGAGCGCACCTTCGACGGCGACACGCAGTACTCGACGACCGGCGAGTCGGCGGTCGTCGTCGAGCCGGATTTTCTGGTCGATGTGACCGACATTCGCGGGTGGGTCCAGTGTCCGCGGATGTACTATCTCAACAAACTCACCGGCTTGCCGCTGAAATACCCGGTGCTCAAGGGGACCGTCGTCCACGAGGTGTTCGGCGACCTGCTCCGGGGGCGGGACCTCGAATCGAGCATCGAATCGCGGGTCGCCGAGGCGGCACTCGACATCGGTTTGCTCGGCGAGACGGCCGACGCGGTCGCCGATGACGTACGGCAGAACGCGGCGGCGATTCAAGGATGGCTCCAGCAGGGGCGGTTCGGCGAGGATTCGTGGCGCTCCGAACAGACGCTTATCTCCGAGCGGTTCGGTATTAAAGGCCGGGCGGACGCCGTCAGGCGCGGAATGCCCGTCGAACTGAAGACCGGAAAGAACCTCAAGCGGTCGCCACGGTTTCAGGACAAGGTGCAGGCGGCCTGTTATGGGCTGTTGCTCGCCGATGACATCGCCGACCCGCCCGACACTGGGACGCTGTTGTACACGAAAAACAGCGCCCTCGACCGGAGCGAGGAAAGCGGCGACCTCTCGCCGGCCAAGGAGTTCTCTATCGGCCCCGGCTTCCTGAAATACGTCCTCCGGGTGCGAAACGAGATTGCGGCCGCCGAGTACGATATGTCGGTGCCGACCGGGTTCGAGGCCGACGCGAACTGTGACTACTGTTTCGAGCAGGACACCTGCATGGTCGTTTCCGGCCGCCTCGACCAAGAATCGAAGGCCGGCCAGCTTGGCGAGCCGCTGCCGGAACCCGAACGGGCGTATTTCGAACGGCTCTACCGGGCCATCGAGGAGGAGCGGCGTGAGGTCCACGCCGAATACCGGAAGCTGTGGGAGCAGTCGGCTGCGGAACGGGCCGACGACGACCGGGCGCTCGTCGACCTTGACCCGCTCGGCCGGGAGCCGCTCGATGGCGGCCGCTGGGCGCTCAGCGCCCGCCGAACGAGCGACGCGGTCTCGAAGATACGGGAGGGCGACCGCGTGCTGGCGAGCGACGGCCACCCGACACAGGGCACCGCAGAACTGGCGACGGTTCGACACCTCGACGACGAAATCGTCGTCGTCGCCGACGAGCCGTTCGAACTCCGCCGTATCGACGTCTACCCCTCGGAACTCGGCGTCGACCGGCAGCTGACGGCGCTGCACGACGCCGTCCTTCGTGGCGACCCCGACCGGAAGGACGTGCTCTTCGGCCGCCGGGAGCCGTCGTTCGTCGGGGACCACCGACCCATCATCGACAACAACGAGTCCCAAAACGAGGCTGTAAACCGCGCGCTCGCGGCGGAGGACTTTGCGCTGATTCACGGGCCGCCGGGGACCGGGAAAACCTACACGCTCGCACAGACCGTGCAGGCACTCGTCGCCCGCGGCGACCGGGTACTGCTGTCGGCGTTCACAAACCGCGCCGTCGACAACGCCATTGAGGCCCTCGAAGCGCAGGGCTTTACCGACGTGCTCCGGTGGGGCTCGGAGTCGGGGGTCCGCGATGACATGCAGTCCTACCGCTTCGACCGGACCGGCGACCCCCGCGAGCGGGCGGCAGCGCTCCGGGACGCACAGGTCGTCGCAGCGACGACAGCCGCCTGCGGTTCGCGGGCGCTCAAACAGCAGCAGTTCGACGTGGCTGTCATCGACGAAGCGGGACAGCTCACCGAGCCAGGGACGTTCCTCGCGACCAACCGTGCCGACCGCTTCGTCCTCGTCGGCGACCACGAGCAGCTCCCGCCGGTGGTTCGGGCCGAAAACGACCTGCAAACGTCGCTTTTCGAACAGCTCATCGACGACTATCCCGACGCGGCCGTGATGCTCGACCGCCAGTACCGGATGAGCCAGCGGATTCAGTACTTCGCCAGCCGGGAGTTCTACGACGGACAGCTCCGACCCGCGAACGCCGAGGTGGCCAGCCAGCGGCTCGCCGACCTCGACGGCGTGGATGTCTCTACGCTGCCGTCGGCGCTCCGCGATGCCGTCTCCTTTGTCGACCCCGGCGGAAGCGCCGATGGCAACACAAACCCGACGGAAGCAGACCGTGTCGCCGACATCGTCTCGGCGTATCTCGATGCCGGCGTCGACCCGGACGACATCGGTGTCATCGCGCCGTTTCGGGCACAAGTCGCGGAGCTGTCCCGCCGCATCGACGAGGTAACCGTCGATACGGTCGACCGGTTTCAGGGCTCTTCGAAGGAGGTTATCATCGTCTCGTTCGTGGCGACCGGTGAGCTTTCGAGCCCGATATTCGAGGACTACCGACGGGTCAACGTGGCGCTCACGCGGGCGAAGAAAGCGCTGGTTCTCGTGGGCGATGCGACGGCATTGCGGAGTGTCCCCTTCTACGAGCGAATGTTGGAGTGGGCCGGCTGA